CCCCGGCTAGGGCCGCATCCCCCTCGCCGTCGGCCCGGGCCGGCGCCGCGGGGCGGCCAGGTTGGCGAACTCGCACAGCAGGGGGCGGGTGTCGCGGGGGTCGACGATCTCCTCGACGAGGAACGCCTCGGCCGTGCGGAACGGCGACCTGACCCGCTCCAGCCGGGCCGTCAGCTCCTCCAGGAGCGCGGCGCGCGCCGCCTCGTCGGGCTCGGCCTCGAGCTGGGCCTTGTAGGCCGCCTCCACGCCACCCTCGAGCGGCAGCGACCCCCAGTCGCCCGACGGCCAGGCGTAGCGGTACGACAGGCGGCTGGCGTCCTGGTGGGCGGCGCCGGCCACCCCGAACACCTTGCGGAGGATCACCGAGCACCACGGGACCGACGCCTGGTGGATCGCCGCCAGGGTGCGGGCGCCGGCCCGGATGGTGCCGGCCCGCTCGGCCGCGCTGCCGATCACGAACCCCGGCTGGTCGACGAGGTGCACGACCGGCAGGTGGAACGTGTCGGCCAGGTCCACGAAGCGGGTGACCTTGTCGGCGGCGGCCGCCGTCCACCCGCCGCCGTAGTGGTAGGGGTCGCCGGCCAGCACGGCCACCGGCCACCCGTCGAGGCGGGCCAGGCCGGTCACCGCCGAGCGGCCCCAGCCCCGGCCCAGCTCGAACCACGAGCCCCGGTCGACGACGGCCTCGACGATCGGCCGGGGCCGGTAGACCGTCCGGCGGTCGCGGGGGACGGCGCCGATCAGCCACTCCTCCCGCCGCTCCGGGTCGTCCTCCGGCTCGGTCCTGGCCGCCACCTCGTCCACCGAGGACGGCAGGTAGGACAGGAACCGGCGGGCCCGCTCGAACGCCTCCTCCTCGCTGTCCACCCCGTCGTCGACCACGCCGTTGGCGGTGTGGATGGCGCTGCCGCCGAGCCCCTCCTTGTCCACCTGCTCGCCGACCCGGGCCACGAGCGGCGGGCCGGCCACGAACACCTGAGCCGTCGCCCGCACCATCACCGAGTAGTGGCTGCTGACGACGCGCGCCGCGCCGAGGCCGGCCACCGGCCCGAGGGCCAGGGCCACGACCGGCACGGTGGCCAGGTTGCCGACCACCAGCTCCCAGCCCGGGTTCCAGGGGACGTAGGTGCGGCGGTCCTGGTCGAGGGACTTCACCGACCCGCCGCCGCCGGTGCCGTCGACCAGGCGGACGAGCGGCAGCCGCAGCTCGTTCGCCATCCGCTCGGCCATCACCTGCTTGCCGAAGATGGCGGCGTCGGCGGCGCCGCCCCGCACGGTGAAGTCGTCGCCGCCGACCACGACCGGGCGGCCGTCGACCCGGCCCCGCCCGAACACGAAGTTGGCCGGCGTGAACGAGGCCAGCGCGCCGTCCTCGTCGTAGGTCGCCTTGCCGGCCAGCGCGCCGACCTCGTGGAACGAGCCCGGGTCGAGCAGGGCGTCGATGCGCTCCCGCACGGTGAGCCGGCCGGCGGCGTGCTGGCGGGCCACCTTCTCCGGCCCGCCCATCTCCCGGGCCAGCGCCTCCCGCCGCCGCAGCTCGGCGACCTCGGGCTCCCACGTCTCGCTCACCGGGCGATGGTAAGCAGCGCCCCGGCCGGGCCCGTCACCGGCTCATGAACGCCGTCGGGACGGACAGGCCGAGCTCGCGGTGGCGGAGGGTGGCGATGCGGCGGCCGGGCTGCACGGCGTCCCGCACGGGGCCGAGGCGGTCGCCGAGGAGGGCGGCTGTGGCGTCCAGGTCGGCGACCGTGTGGGCCAGGCCCCAGAGGCGGGCCGGGCGGGGGTCGGACCGGTCCGGCTCCTCGGGCCCGATCAGCTCCAGCACCACCTCGCCGAGGCGGAAGAAGACCTGGCGGACCGGCGGGTCGCCGCCGGCGTGGCGGACCCGGCGGACCTCGACGCCGGCGGCGGCCGTGACCGCCGCCGCCGTGCGGTCCACGTCGGGGGAGCGGACGACCACGTGGTCGACGGCGACCGCGCCGTTCGGGTGCGCGGCCGGCTCCGGCGGCCGGCGGGCGGACGCGGCCGTCGGGATGCCGTCGACGGCGGCCGGGGCGCCGGCCGGCAGGTCCCGCAGCGACCACGACCGCAGGTGCCGGCCGCCGCCCGGCCCGGCCAGCAGGATGCGGACGGGCCCGACCCGGCAGGTGCCGTCGCCGTCGACCGCGAAGCCGGCCGCCGCCCACGCCGCCGGCTCGTCCCCCACCACCAGCTCGTCGACGGTCGGGGCCACCGGCCGGACGGTAGTGCCAGCATGGGCCGATGGAGCCGTTCGCCGCCGCCCTGTCCGCTGCCGAGGCCCTGGCCGCCGCCACCGGCGTCGAGCGCCACGACGTGGCCGTCGTGCTCGGCTCGGGCTGGGCGGTGGCCGCCGAGGGGCTCGGCACGACGGTGGCGGAGGTGGCCCTGGCCGACCTGCCCGGCTTCCCGCCGCCGACGGTGGCCGGCCACGGCGCCGCCGTCCGGTCGGTGACGGTCGGCGACCGGCGGGTGCTGCTGTTCCTCGGCCGCGTGCACCTGTACGAGGGCCACCCGGCCTGGACGGTCGTCCACGGCGTCCGCACGGCCGTGCTGAGCGGCTGCGGGGTCGTGATCCTGACCAACGCGGCGGGCTCGCTGCGGGCCGACTTCCCGGTCGGCACCGCCGTGCTGCTGTCCGACCACCTGAACCTCACCGGCGCCTCGCCGCTCGTCGGGCCGGCACCGCCGGAGGACCGCGGCCCCCGCTTCGCCGACCTGACCGATGCCTACTCGCCCCGCCTGCGGGCGCTGGCCAGGGAGGTCGAGCCCGGCCTGCCCGAGGGCATCTACGCCGCGCTGCTCGGCGGCGCCTACGAGACCCCGGCCGAGGTCCGCATGCTGCGCCTGCTCGGCGCCGACCTCGTCGGCATGTCCACCGCCCTGGAGACGATCGCCGCCCGCCACCTCGGGGCCGAGGTGCTCGGCGTCTCGCTCGTCACCAACCAGGCCGCCGGCCTCGGCGCCACCCCGCTCGACCACGCCGAGGTGCTGGCCGCCGGGTCGGCGGCCGGCGACCGGATGGCCGGGCTCGTCAGGGGTGTGATCGAGCGGCTGTAGGGGCCTCGGCGGCGACGGCCGGCAGGGCCAGCGCCAGCACGAAGGCGGCGTCGCCGAACAGCTCCAGCGACTCCTCGACGGTGCCTTCGGCCAGCTCCTCCGACCGGGTCAGCGACGCGGGGTCGACGGAGTCGATGCCGGCGGCGAGGCCGAGCAGCCCCAGGGCGGCCACGAACGCCACCCGGGCGGTCCGGTCGTCGTGCAGGGCCCGGAGCACCGAGCGGGTCAGGACGAGCCCGCCGACGGCGTAGGCGAGGAGGACGACGTCGCCCGACTTGCCCCACGGGAGGACGTCGGGCACGCGGCCGGCGAGGACGTCGTCCCGCAGCCGCTCGTGGATCAGGAACCGGTCGTCGAGGGCCAGCCAGACGAAGCCGGCGGCGAGGAGCGACCAGGGGTGGAGGCGGTCGCCGGCCAGCCAGCGGCGAGCGGCCAGCAGCCCGGCCAGCACGCCGGCCACGACCAGCAGCACGGTCTGGAGCCAGGTGATCGGGGACTGCTCGTCCACGAGCAGCCGGGCGTAGTCCGGCAGGCCGGCCACGACCAGGCCGGCGACCACGACCGGCGGGGTGGCCACGGCCGCGCCGACGAGCGCCCGGCGCAGGGTGGCGGCCCGCCCGTCCGCCGGGCCGGCCGGGGCGACGGCGATCCGCGCGTCGTCGAGGACGGTCACGGGTCCATCGTCGGCAGGTCACCCCCCGCGCACAAGGGGTGGGCACCCCAGCGGTCAGCGGCGGCGGGCGGCGGGCTCCAGCGAGGGCGGCCGGTAGCCGGCGTCGGCCCAGCTGAAGTTGGTGCCGGGCGGCACGACCTCGTCGATGCGGTCGAGCAGGTCGGGCTCGAGGGTGACGTCGACGGCGCCGAGCTGCGACGTCAGCTGGTCCATGGTGCGGGGGCCGATGATGGCCGAGGTGACCGCCGGGTGGTTGATCACCCAGGCGACGGCGAGGTGGACGAGGGTCATGCCCGCCTCGTCGGCCAGCCGGGCCAGCGCGTCGGCGGCCTCCAGCTTGCGCTGGTTCTCGACCATCGACAGGTCGTAGCGGTCGGGCAGGCGCTGGGCCCGCCGGCTGGTGAGGTCCTCGGCCCCGAGCCGCCACTTGCCCGACAGCCACCCGCCGGCCAGCGGGCTCCACGGGATCACGCCCATGCCGTAGCGCTGGCACGTGGGCAGCACGTCGGCCTCGATGCCCCGCACGAGCAGCGAGTACGGCGGCTGCTCGCACACGAAGCGGACGTGCCCGCGCCGCTCGGCCACCCACTGGGCCTCGACGATCTCGGACGCCGGGAACGTCGAGCTGCCGACGTAGAGGACCTTGCCGGCCCGCACGAGGTCGGTGAGCGCGGCGAGGGTCTCGTCGATCTCGGTGGTCGGGTCGGGCCGGTGGATCTGGTAGAGGTCGATGCGGTCGGTCCCGAGGCGGCGGAGGCTGGCCTCGCACTCCCGGACGATCCAGCGCCGGGAGTTGCCCCGCTCGTTCGGATCCTTGCCCATCTGGCCGTGGACCTTGGTGGCGAGGACGACCTCGTCGCGCCGGCCGGCGATGGCCTTCGCCACGATCTCCTCGGACTCGCCGGCCGAGTACACGTCCGCCGTGTCGACGAAGTTGATGCCGGCGTCGAGGGCGGCGTGGACGATGCGGACGGACTCGTCGTGGTCGGGGTTGCCCCAGGCGCCGAACATCATGGCGCCGAGGCACAGCGGGCTGACCTGGACGCCCGTGCGTCCCAGCGTGCGGTGCTCCACGCCGGGATGCTACGGCCGGCCGGGCGGGAAGGCTCCACCCATGGCGGCCATCCCCCAGACCGACGTCGACCTCCTGCTCGAGCTCCTGGAGGGGGCGACCGACCGGCTGGTCGCCACCCTCGCCACCGTGGGCGAGGAGGAGGCGGCGGGGCCGTCGGCCCTGCCCGGGTGGACGAGGGCCCACCTGCTCACCCACCTCGCCCGCAACGCCGAGGACCACCGGCGCATGGCCGAGGCGGCCGCGGCGGGCGAGGTCGCCGAGCAGTACCCGGGCGGCGACGACCAGCGGGAGGCCGAGATCGAGGAGGGGCCGGCCAAGCCGGCGGCCGTGCTGGTCGAGGAGGTCACCCGGTCGGCGGCAGAGCTGCGGGCGGCGTGGGACGCCATGCCCGAGGACGCCTGGGAGCGCCCCATCGCCATGCTCGACGGCACCATGCCGGCCCGGGTCGGCCCCCGGTCGCGGCTGACCGAGTGCGAGCTCCACCACGTCGACCTCCGGCTCGGCTACCGGCCGGCGGACTGGCCGGCCGAGGTGGCGGCCGTGCTGCTGCCCCGGGTGGCCGACGAGCTCGTGGACCGGGGCGGCCGCCTCGACCCGCCCATGCCCACGGTCGTCGTCCGACCCACCGACGCCCAGGGCGAGTGGGCCATCGGCACCGGGGAAGGGGGCGCCACCGTCACCGGCCCGGCGGCCGCGCTGGTGGCCTGGCTGGCCGGGCGGGGCTGGGCGCTGGACGACGGCGACCTGGTCGTGGACGGCGACCGGGCCGTGGTCGACGCCCTGCCCGAGCGCCTGCCCTACGGCTGAGCGGCCGGCTCGGCCCGCAGCCAGTCGCGGAGGGCCAGGAGGTCGCCGGCCACTTCCACGGCGTCGGCGGCCGAGAACCCGCCGGCGAGGGCCGGCAGGTGGGGCCGGACGGCGGCCGCGGCGGCGGCGGACACGACGACCCGGCCGTCGTCCTCGACCACCACCCCGTCGCGCTCGGCCCACCGGCGGTTCCTGGCCACCGCCTCGTCCACCGTCATGCCCGGCGGGGCCTCGACGCGGGCGCCGTCGAGCGAGGCGACGACGGGGTAGCCGCCGGGCAGCCCGCCGGGGCCGGGCAGGCTGGTGGCCACCTCCGCGCCCGCGAGCAGGTCGCGCAGCAGGAGGGCGGCGGCGTGGCCCGTCACCAGGTTGAGCTCGGCGCCGCCGACCGCCCGCTGCCCGGCCACCAGCCGGCCCACGTCCTCCACCGGCCGGCCGTCGCACCAGGCGAGCGCCTCCTCGGCCGGGTCGTCGGGGGCGTGGAGGTGCCAGTGGTGGGCCAGCACCTGGAGCCGGCGCTGGTCGGGCAGGCCCAGGGCCGCCTGGAGGGTGGCGGCCAGGATGGCGACGTTGCCGATGCCGAACGCCACGCGATGGCCGGCCGCCCGCAGCAGCGGGTTCACGGCGTCGGGGTAGCAGGCGTTCACGTACGCCGCTCCCGGCGTAGCGGCCTCGACGGCGGCGGCGAGGCGGAGGGCGAGCAGGCCGTGGAGGGGGAGGGCCAGGCCGAACCCGGCCGCGGCGAGCAGCTCGGTCCACGCCGACGGCGCCGCCGTCCGCTCCCACGGCGACTGCACCGAGGCGCAGCCGAGGACGGCCCTCGGCCGGGCCTCGCCGAGCACGGCGGCCAGCCGGTCGCCGTCGGCCAGGTCGCACTCGACGGGCCGGAAGCGGGCCGGCGACCCGGACAGCGCCGCCCGGGTGCCGGCCACCTCGCACACCTCGGCCGCCTTGGCGCCCGAGCGGGCCACGACGACGACGGCGGCCGGCGCCGGGCGGGCGGCGGCCAGCGAGTGGCAGACCGAGCGGGCCAGCGAGCCGCTGCCGGCGACGACGAGGTCGGCCCGCCCGGCGGTCACCGCTCGGCCAGGGCGACGTTCATCAGCGCGCCGTACCCCTCGAGGCTGACGACCCGGTCGGCCTCGCCGGTGACGAAGTAGCGGGCCAGGCAGCCGGCGGCCCGGTCGCCGAACACGAACGGGCTCAGCACGGGCGCCACCTCGGCCCACCGCGCCTCGTCGCCCGGCTCCTCGACCCACTCGACCGGGCAGCGGCCCTGCTCGACGAACTCCTGCGCGACGGTGTCGCCGTCGACCACGGCCCGGCCCACGAGGTCCTGCCACTCGGCCTCCGGCGTGGCGCAGCCGAGGTGGACCTGGAGGCCCTTCATGCCGATGGCCCCCTTCAGCACGAAGCGCTCGCGCCGGCGGACGAGCAGGTCGGGCAGGTCCCAGCTGCGGCCCTCCCACGCGGCCGGCCCGTCGGTGACCACCCGCGTCCACGGGACGTAGCGGCGGACGAAGGCCCGCTCCGCGTCGTTCATCCAGGCCGGCTCCTCCGAC
This region of Acidimicrobiales bacterium genomic DNA includes:
- a CDS encoding carboxyl transferase domain-containing protein — its product is MSETWEPEVAELRRREALAREMGGPEKVARQHAAGRLTVRERIDALLDPGSFHEVGALAGKATYDEDGALASFTPANFVFGRGRVDGRPVVVGGDDFTVRGGAADAAIFGKQVMAERMANELRLPLVRLVDGTGGGGSVKSLDQDRRTYVPWNPGWELVVGNLATVPVVALALGPVAGLGAARVVSSHYSVMVRATAQVFVAGPPLVARVGEQVDKEGLGGSAIHTANGVVDDGVDSEEEAFERARRFLSYLPSSVDEVAARTEPEDDPERREEWLIGAVPRDRRTVYRPRPIVEAVVDRGSWFELGRGWGRSAVTGLARLDGWPVAVLAGDPYHYGGGWTAAAADKVTRFVDLADTFHLPVVHLVDQPGFVIGSAAERAGTIRAGARTLAAIHQASVPWCSVILRKVFGVAGAAHQDASRLSYRYAWPSGDWGSLPLEGGVEAAYKAQLEAEPDEAARAALLEELTARLERVRSPFRTAEAFLVEEIVDPRDTRPLLCEFANLAAPRRRPGPTARGMRP
- a CDS encoding VOC family protein; the protein is MAPTVDELVVGDEPAAWAAAGFAVDGDGTCRVGPVRILLAGPGGGRHLRSWSLRDLPAGAPAAVDGIPTAASARRPPEPAAHPNGAVAVDHVVVRSPDVDRTAAAVTAAAGVEVRRVRHAGGDPPVRQVFFRLGEVVLELIGPEEPDRSDPRPARLWGLAHTVADLDATAALLGDRLGPVRDAVQPGRRIATLRHRELGLSVPTAFMSR
- a CDS encoding aldo/keto reductase gives rise to the protein MEHRTLGRTGVQVSPLCLGAMMFGAWGNPDHDESVRIVHAALDAGINFVDTADVYSAGESEEIVAKAIAGRRDEVVLATKVHGQMGKDPNERGNSRRWIVRECEASLRRLGTDRIDLYQIHRPDPTTEIDETLAALTDLVRAGKVLYVGSSTFPASEIVEAQWVAERRGHVRFVCEQPPYSLLVRGIEADVLPTCQRYGMGVIPWSPLAGGWLSGKWRLGAEDLTSRRAQRLPDRYDLSMVENQRKLEAADALARLADEAGMTLVHLAVAWVINHPAVTSAIIGPRTMDQLTSQLGAVDVTLEPDLLDRIDEVVPPGTNFSWADAGYRPPSLEPAARRR
- a CDS encoding maleylpyruvate isomerase family mycothiol-dependent enzyme; protein product: MAAIPQTDVDLLLELLEGATDRLVATLATVGEEEAAGPSALPGWTRAHLLTHLARNAEDHRRMAEAAAAGEVAEQYPGGDDQREAEIEEGPAKPAAVLVEEVTRSAAELRAAWDAMPEDAWERPIAMLDGTMPARVGPRSRLTECELHHVDLRLGYRPADWPAEVAAVLLPRVADELVDRGGRLDPPMPTVVVRPTDAQGEWAIGTGEGGATVTGPAAALVAWLAGRGWALDDGDLVVDGDRAVVDALPERLPYG
- a CDS encoding purine-nucleoside phosphorylase; this encodes MEPFAAALSAAEALAAATGVERHDVAVVLGSGWAVAAEGLGTTVAEVALADLPGFPPPTVAGHGAAVRSVTVGDRRVLLFLGRVHLYEGHPAWTVVHGVRTAVLSGCGVVILTNAAGSLRADFPVGTAVLLSDHLNLTGASPLVGPAPPEDRGPRFADLTDAYSPRLRALAREVEPGLPEGIYAALLGGAYETPAEVRMLRLLGADLVGMSTALETIAARHLGAEVLGVSLVTNQAAGLGATPLDHAEVLAAGSAAGDRMAGLVRGVIERL